GTCAAGTAACTCCCCAAAAGTGGGGTAAAAATGCTTCGGCAGTCGGTCGGATGATGCGGACAAAAATGCCTGGTAATTCCCAAAGCGGTAACTTGAATTTACGTCGTGGGATGACTATTTCTAAAGCTGTATGGGATTGGTTTAATGCTGTAGAAATGGGGAATTGGGCAAAGCAGCGCCGCAATGGAGATATCACTCTCTATGATCAGAGTGGCACAGAAAGGGCAAGATTTAGATTTTTAGGAGCATGGCCCAGTAAATATAAAATTACGGATGTGAAAGTTGATTCCTCAGACTTTGAAGTCGAAGAGATAGAATTGGTTATTGACGAGTTTCAACGAATTAAATAGTATTGAGAAGAAGTTGTTTTATGAATTATGAAAAGAGAGTATGATTCTCATCATTATTGCATGAGGCATGAGATAATTTTCTGAAATTAATCT
The Calothrix sp. 336/3 DNA segment above includes these coding regions:
- a CDS encoding phage tail protein, whose amino-acid sequence is MKDNDYEILTSSKFYLEIRVDGSDDRIDGYFMECSGFERSQDVVEFCQVTPQKWGKNASAVGRMMRTKMPGNSQSGNLNLRRGMTISKAVWDWFNAVEMGNWAKQRRNGDITLYDQSGTERARFRFLGAWPSKYKITDVKVDSSDFEVEEIELVIDEFQRIK